The following are encoded together in the Streptomyces flavofungini genome:
- a CDS encoding HEAT repeat domain-containing protein, producing the protein MTLPTQDTDATRALRGLEDCDSSLRLRAALAVGTNPDPRFLDKLVERCGIEPDFSVREMLTWALTRHAASLTVPALLLQLRSERAQARSQALHTLSKIGDGRAWPALTRALLSDADDEVARSAWRAAVVLVPEGAEAGLATVLATQLGRGGHETQLSLSRALIALGDAAAPTLRAATTAPDPRVREHAIATERLARDPDAGFAFALEEAKRVMVLGTAIQEE; encoded by the coding sequence ATGACCCTGCCGACACAGGACACGGATGCGACGCGAGCCCTCAGGGGCCTTGAGGACTGCGACTCGTCCCTGCGGCTGCGGGCGGCGCTCGCGGTCGGCACGAACCCCGACCCGCGTTTCCTGGACAAGCTCGTCGAGCGGTGCGGGATCGAGCCCGATTTCTCCGTACGCGAAATGCTGACGTGGGCCCTCACCCGCCACGCGGCGTCCCTGACGGTTCCGGCACTGCTCCTGCAACTCCGCTCGGAGCGCGCGCAGGCACGGAGCCAGGCGCTGCACACCCTGTCCAAGATCGGCGACGGGCGGGCCTGGCCCGCGCTCACGCGGGCGCTCCTGTCCGACGCCGACGACGAGGTGGCGCGGAGCGCTTGGCGGGCGGCCGTCGTGCTCGTACCGGAAGGCGCGGAGGCCGGGCTGGCCACGGTGCTCGCGACGCAGCTGGGGCGCGGCGGACACGAGACGCAGCTGAGTCTCAGCCGGGCGTTGATCGCGCTCGGTGATGCGGCTGCGCCGACTCTGCGCGCCGCGACGACGGCTCCCGACCCGCGCGTGCGCGAGCACGCGATCGCCACGGAGCGGCTGGCTCGCGATCCGGACGCCGGTTTCGCGTTCGCGCTCGAAGAGGCGAAGCGCGTCATGGTTCTCGGCACGGCGATTCAGGAGGAGTGA
- a CDS encoding serine hydrolase domain-containing protein, with the protein MDIEKATGRTWHVEVRERLLKPLGLRHTYHPDDSARIRTPHARGYQRFATEPELVDVTLLKGANASGGLVGTTADLNRCFHALLAGKVLKPAQLKEMERTVPLNKEFQVPYPGARYGLGLLKGRLPCGGWYWSHGGDELGYTSRDAVSDDGSVAVTASMSTEWSTSAADTLPQHRAVTRMVTRALCDRRNLP; encoded by the coding sequence ATGGACATCGAGAAGGCCACCGGCCGCACCTGGCACGTCGAGGTGCGCGAGCGGCTCCTGAAGCCGCTCGGGCTGCGGCACACGTACCACCCGGACGACTCGGCCCGCATCAGGACGCCGCACGCCCGCGGCTACCAGCGCTTCGCCACCGAGCCCGAGCTGGTGGACGTCACCCTCCTGAAGGGCGCCAACGCCTCGGGCGGCCTGGTCGGTACCACCGCCGACCTGAACCGCTGCTTCCACGCCCTGCTCGCAGGCAAGGTCCTGAAACCCGCTCAGCTCAAGGAGATGGAGCGCACCGTCCCACTGAACAAGGAGTTCCAAGTGCCCTACCCCGGGGCGCGCTACGGCCTCGGACTCCTGAAGGGCAGGCTGCCGTGCGGGGGCTGGTACTGGAGCCACGGCGGGGACGAACTCGGCTATACGAGCCGCGACGCCGTCAGTGACGACGGGAGCGTCGCCGTCACCGCCTCGATGTCCACCGAGTGGAGCACGTCGGCCGCGGACACCCTGCCCCAGCACCGGGCCGTGACGCGCATGGTCACACGGGCGCTGTGCGACCGGCGCAACTTGCCATAG
- a CDS encoding acyl-CoA dehydrogenase family protein has translation MADQLLFNPRTYDPTHFDAETRRLLRATVDWFEARGKRKLIEDYRSRAWLADFLAFSAKEGLFATFLTPAADAQEGHGDKRWDTARIAALNEIFGFYGLDYWYAWQVTILGLGPVWQSDNAAARARAAELLSQGEVFAFGLSEKTHGADIYSTDMLLEPDGQGGFRASGSKYYIGNGNAAGLVSVFGRRTDVEGPDGYVFFAADSRHEAYHLVKNVVDSSKYVSEFRLEDYPVAAADVLHTGRAAFDAALNTVNVGKFNLCTGAIGICEHAMYEAVTHAHNRILYGRPVTAFPHVRRELTDAYVRLVGMKLFSDRAVDYFRSAGPDDRRYLLFNPMTKMKVTTEGEKVIDLMWDVIAAKGFEKDTYFAQAATEIRGLPKLEGTVHVNLALILKFMGNHLLNPAEYAPVPTRLDATDDDFLFRQGPARGLGAIRFHDWRTAFDAYAEVPNVARFREQADALCEFVTTAAPDEKQSRDLDLLLAVGQLFALVVHGQLILEQARLTGLEQDVLDELFAVLVRDFSAYAVELHGKDSATGAQQAWALGAVRRPVVDEARSARVWERVEALAGAYEMAP, from the coding sequence ATGGCCGACCAGCTGCTGTTCAACCCGCGCACGTACGACCCGACCCACTTCGACGCCGAGACGCGCAGGCTCCTTCGCGCGACCGTCGACTGGTTCGAGGCGCGCGGCAAGCGCAAGCTGATCGAGGACTACCGCTCCCGCGCCTGGCTGGCGGACTTCCTCGCCTTCTCCGCGAAGGAAGGTCTGTTCGCGACCTTCCTCACCCCGGCGGCGGACGCCCAGGAAGGCCACGGCGACAAGCGCTGGGACACCGCCCGGATCGCCGCCCTCAATGAGATCTTCGGCTTCTACGGCCTCGACTACTGGTACGCCTGGCAGGTGACCATCCTCGGCCTCGGCCCGGTCTGGCAGAGCGACAACGCCGCCGCCCGCGCCCGCGCCGCCGAACTCCTCAGCCAGGGCGAGGTGTTCGCCTTCGGCCTGTCCGAGAAGACCCACGGCGCCGACATCTACTCCACCGACATGCTCCTGGAGCCCGACGGCCAGGGCGGGTTCCGGGCCAGCGGCTCCAAGTACTACATCGGCAACGGCAACGCCGCCGGTCTCGTCTCCGTCTTCGGCCGCCGCACCGACGTCGAGGGCCCCGACGGCTACGTCTTCTTCGCCGCCGACAGCCGCCACGAGGCGTACCACCTGGTCAAGAACGTCGTCGACTCCTCCAAGTACGTCAGCGAGTTCCGCCTGGAGGACTACCCGGTCGCGGCCGCCGACGTCCTGCACACCGGCCGTGCCGCCTTCGACGCCGCCCTCAACACCGTCAACGTCGGCAAGTTCAACCTCTGCACCGGCGCGATCGGCATCTGCGAGCACGCGATGTACGAGGCCGTCACGCACGCCCACAACCGCATCCTGTACGGCCGTCCCGTCACCGCCTTCCCGCACGTGCGCCGGGAGCTGACCGACGCCTACGTCCGCCTCGTCGGCATGAAGCTGTTCAGTGACCGCGCCGTGGACTACTTCCGCTCCGCGGGCCCCGACGACCGCCGCTACCTCCTCTTCAACCCGATGACGAAGATGAAGGTGACCACGGAGGGCGAGAAGGTCATCGACCTGATGTGGGACGTCATCGCGGCCAAGGGCTTCGAGAAGGACACCTACTTCGCCCAGGCCGCGACCGAGATCCGCGGCCTGCCGAAGCTGGAGGGCACGGTCCACGTCAACCTCGCCCTGATCCTGAAGTTCATGGGCAACCACCTCCTGAACCCGGCCGAGTACGCGCCCGTGCCCACCCGCCTGGACGCGACCGACGACGACTTCCTGTTCCGGCAGGGCCCCGCCCGCGGCCTCGGCGCCATCCGCTTCCACGACTGGCGCACCGCCTTCGACGCCTACGCCGAGGTGCCGAACGTCGCCCGCTTCCGCGAACAGGCCGACGCGCTCTGCGAGTTCGTCACCACCGCGGCCCCCGACGAGAAGCAGAGCCGCGACCTCGACCTGCTGCTCGCCGTCGGCCAGCTGTTCGCGCTCGTCGTGCACGGCCAGCTGATCCTGGAGCAGGCCCGCCTGACCGGCCTGGAGCAGGACGTGCTCGACGAGCTGTTCGCCGTGCTCGTCCGGGACTTCTCCGCGTACGCCGTCGAGCTGCACGGCAAGGACTCCGCCACCGGGGCGCAGCAGGCCTGGGCGCTCGGCGCGGTCCGTCGCCCGGTCGTCGACGAGGCGCGCTCGGCGCGGGTCTGGGAGCGGGTCGAGGCGCTGGCCGGGGCCTACGAGATGGCGCCCTAG
- a CDS encoding dihydroxyacetone kinase family protein, which produces MTYFLPETDPVLTAARGLALVHPDKVEVNAAPLFLRARAPHPDRRVALVSGGGSGHEPLHTGLLGRGGLDAVCPGEVFASPHNRQIYEAGVAAARSEGVLLIVKNYTGDVINFQIAAERLRHDGIPVATVLVDDDLATDAADSATGRRGTAATVVVEKLLGAAADRGASLVELQELGTRVVARSRSIAVAARAQTSPTTSAPAFTLDAGVLDYGVGIHGERGTRTIARPPVDDLVRRMADDLLDALPAGPDEVLALVNGLGATTDLELHAVSVLLTERLAERGLRPVLTVAGTYTSALDMSGFSLTLTRLDEGWADLWTAPAETPLTLPRPLGADSAATAPERSATTTSVAEPAPALAAGSREVLDRYADIVAQVRDNLTKLDQLVGDGDFGDNLSGGVRRAVKLADESGADGVAALAEAFLNDVGGTSGPLFGLLFQHLAAAEPGAGRAPSVAALAEATAGAQAAIHRVGGAQVGDCTIVDALAPAAESLAAAAEGGPADGSENAQAPLTTAAQAAIRGALSTASLRPRRGRASYVGDHALGVPDPGALAVALLFVALADIHEPTMATRLPAPGYVTVL; this is translated from the coding sequence ATGACCTACTTCCTGCCGGAAACCGACCCCGTCCTGACCGCAGCGCGCGGTCTCGCCCTCGTCCACCCCGACAAGGTCGAGGTCAACGCCGCGCCGCTGTTCCTGCGGGCCCGCGCCCCGCACCCCGACCGGCGGGTGGCGCTGGTGTCCGGCGGCGGCTCGGGGCACGAGCCGCTGCACACCGGTCTGCTCGGACGCGGCGGTCTGGACGCGGTGTGCCCCGGTGAGGTGTTCGCCTCCCCGCACAACCGGCAGATCTACGAGGCCGGTGTCGCCGCCGCCAGGAGCGAGGGCGTCCTCCTGATCGTCAAGAACTACACGGGCGACGTGATCAACTTCCAGATCGCGGCCGAGCGTCTGCGGCACGACGGCATCCCGGTCGCCACCGTCCTCGTCGACGACGACCTGGCCACCGACGCCGCCGACAGCGCCACCGGCCGCCGCGGCACCGCCGCGACCGTGGTCGTGGAGAAGCTGCTCGGCGCCGCCGCCGACCGGGGCGCGTCCCTGGTGGAACTCCAGGAGCTCGGCACCCGCGTCGTGGCCCGGTCCCGCAGCATCGCCGTCGCGGCCCGCGCCCAGACCTCGCCCACGACGTCGGCGCCCGCCTTCACCCTGGACGCCGGAGTCCTGGACTACGGCGTCGGCATCCACGGCGAGCGCGGCACCCGCACCATCGCGAGGCCCCCGGTCGACGACCTCGTCCGGCGGATGGCCGACGACCTGCTCGACGCGCTTCCGGCGGGCCCCGACGAGGTCCTTGCCCTGGTCAACGGCCTCGGCGCCACCACCGACCTCGAACTGCACGCCGTGAGCGTCCTGCTGACCGAGCGGCTCGCCGAGCGCGGCCTGCGCCCCGTCCTCACCGTCGCGGGGACCTACACCTCCGCCCTGGACATGTCCGGGTTCTCGCTCACCCTCACCCGCCTCGACGAGGGCTGGGCGGACCTGTGGACGGCACCGGCCGAAACGCCCCTCACCCTGCCCCGTCCCCTGGGCGCCGACAGTGCCGCCACGGCACCGGAGCGGTCCGCGACCACCACCTCGGTCGCCGAGCCCGCGCCCGCCCTCGCCGCCGGCAGCCGCGAAGTGCTCGACCGCTACGCGGACATCGTGGCCCAGGTCCGCGACAACCTCACCAAGCTCGACCAGCTCGTCGGCGACGGCGACTTCGGCGACAACCTCTCCGGCGGCGTCCGGCGCGCGGTGAAGCTCGCCGACGAGTCGGGCGCCGACGGCGTGGCCGCGCTCGCCGAGGCGTTCCTCAACGACGTCGGCGGCACCAGCGGCCCCCTGTTCGGCCTGCTCTTCCAGCACCTGGCGGCCGCCGAGCCCGGCGCCGGGCGGGCGCCGTCCGTCGCGGCCCTCGCCGAGGCCACGGCGGGCGCGCAGGCCGCGATCCACCGCGTGGGCGGGGCGCAGGTGGGCGACTGCACCATCGTCGACGCGCTGGCGCCCGCCGCCGAGTCCCTGGCCGCCGCGGCCGAGGGCGGGCCCGCGGACGGTTCGGAGAACGCGCAGGCGCCGCTGACCACCGCCGCGCAGGCCGCGATCCGCGGCGCCCTCTCCACCGCTTCGCTGCGTCCCCGGCGCGGCCGCGCGAGCTACGTCGGCGACCACGCGCTCGGCGTGCCGGACCCGGGCGCGCTCGCCGTCGCCCTGCTCTTCGTCGCGCTCGCCGACATCCACGAGCCCACGATGGCCACCCGTCTCCCCGCCCCCGGGTACGTGACCGTGCTCTGA
- a CDS encoding snapalysin family zinc-dependent metalloprotease, with product MVHYIRLGIAGTAAAVALTLAPAANALSAPEPDAAKKASAVVTLRYDDSRAAGWEAAIAAGVASWNSNVDNVKLVEAPPGTRAEIQIVATSGWPQATLGPVRPGGRAQVQLGQQAVTDGHDKTRIAAHELGHNLGLPDTKPGPCSQLMSGSSAGTSCKNAVPDAAEQARVEAAYRNGAAARFPTDGRTLVDAR from the coding sequence ATGGTGCACTACATACGGCTAGGAATAGCCGGCACCGCCGCGGCGGTCGCCCTGACCCTGGCGCCCGCCGCGAACGCCCTGTCCGCGCCCGAACCGGACGCGGCGAAGAAGGCGTCGGCCGTCGTGACGCTCCGCTATGACGACAGCCGCGCCGCCGGCTGGGAGGCGGCCATCGCGGCCGGAGTCGCCTCGTGGAACTCCAACGTCGACAACGTCAAGCTCGTCGAGGCCCCGCCCGGCACCCGCGCCGAGATCCAGATCGTGGCCACCAGCGGCTGGCCGCAGGCCACCCTCGGCCCGGTCCGCCCCGGCGGCAGGGCCCAGGTCCAACTCGGCCAGCAGGCGGTCACGGACGGGCACGACAAGACCCGCATCGCCGCCCACGAGCTCGGCCACAATCTGGGCCTGCCGGACACCAAGCCCGGCCCGTGCTCCCAGCTGATGTCGGGCTCCAGCGCCGGTACCAGCTGCAAGAACGCGGTCCCCGACGCGGCCGAGCAGGCCCGCGTCGAGGCGGCCTACCGCAACGGCGCCGCAGCGCGCTTCCCGACCGACGGCCGCACCCTGGTCGACGCGCGGTAG
- a CDS encoding cupin domain-containing protein, protein MNTREDVATAPVTGGDAPLNNRVHHVRSDELDGYAAISGGTVGSRRLWMGRVENPPLSATDNHHHGASEAGIYVVSGHPVFVFHDGTQEVRITADPGDFVLVPPFVPHREENPDPDEPVVVVIARTTQEPIKVSVPELYQHTGAEAQP, encoded by the coding sequence ATGAACACCCGCGAAGACGTCGCAACGGCACCGGTCACGGGCGGCGACGCGCCGCTCAACAACCGTGTCCACCACGTCCGCTCCGACGAGTTGGACGGCTACGCAGCCATCAGCGGCGGCACGGTCGGCTCCAGGAGGCTGTGGATGGGGCGGGTCGAGAACCCGCCGCTGAGCGCGACGGACAACCATCACCACGGCGCGTCGGAGGCGGGGATCTACGTGGTCAGCGGCCACCCCGTGTTCGTCTTCCACGACGGTACGCAGGAGGTGCGGATCACCGCGGACCCCGGCGACTTCGTGCTCGTGCCGCCGTTCGTCCCGCACCGTGAGGAGAACCCCGACCCGGACGAGCCCGTGGTCGTCGTGATCGCGCGGACCACGCAGGAACCGATCAAGGTCTCGGTGCCCGAGCTGTACCAGCACACCGGCGCGGAAGCACAGCCGTAG
- a CDS encoding NADP-dependent oxidoreductase: MRAIGVHDYGGPEALRVLDLPEPQAGPGEVRIRVHAAAVNPTDVMLRTGGHAVRMPDRRPPFVPGMDAAGVIDQVGPGADDRLRVGQRVVALVLFTGPRGGAYAERIVVPAASVVPAPEGADFPAAATLLMNAMTARLALDALALPHGGTVAVTGAAGAVGGYAVELAKADGLTVIADAARHDVEAVRGFGADHVVERGSGVADRIRALAPDGVPGLVDGSLQTTDTVPAVADGGALAELRGWSGPAARGIRVHPVMVADALTDTERLDTLRRQAEDGTLTLRVAEVLPADEAAKAHRMLESGGLRGRLVLDFS; this comes from the coding sequence ATGAGAGCCATAGGTGTCCATGACTACGGCGGCCCGGAAGCACTGCGGGTCCTGGATCTGCCCGAACCGCAGGCGGGCCCCGGCGAGGTCCGCATCCGCGTGCACGCGGCCGCCGTCAACCCCACGGACGTGATGCTGCGTACCGGAGGCCACGCCGTCCGCATGCCCGACCGGCGGCCCCCGTTCGTGCCCGGCATGGACGCCGCCGGAGTGATCGACCAGGTCGGCCCCGGGGCTGACGACCGGCTCCGCGTGGGTCAACGGGTCGTCGCCCTGGTCCTGTTCACCGGCCCGCGCGGCGGGGCCTACGCCGAGCGGATCGTCGTCCCGGCAGCGTCCGTGGTTCCGGCACCCGAGGGCGCGGACTTCCCCGCCGCGGCCACCCTCCTCATGAACGCCATGACCGCGCGCCTCGCCCTGGACGCGCTGGCCTTGCCGCACGGCGGGACCGTCGCCGTGACAGGTGCCGCGGGTGCCGTCGGCGGGTACGCGGTCGAGCTGGCGAAGGCCGACGGCCTGACCGTGATCGCGGACGCCGCCCGCCACGACGTCGAGGCGGTGCGCGGCTTCGGCGCCGACCACGTCGTCGAGCGCGGCTCCGGGGTCGCCGACCGCATCCGCGCACTGGCCCCCGACGGTGTCCCCGGCCTCGTGGACGGTTCCCTGCAGACCACCGACACGGTGCCCGCCGTCGCCGACGGCGGGGCGCTGGCCGAGCTGCGGGGCTGGTCCGGACCGGCCGCGCGCGGCATCCGGGTGCATCCGGTGATGGTGGCCGACGCCCTCACCGACACCGAGCGCCTCGACACGCTGCGCCGCCAGGCCGAGGACGGCACCCTGACGCTGCGCGTGGCCGAGGTGCTGCCCGCCGACGAGGCGGCCAAGGCCCACCGCATGCTGGAGTCCGGCGGGCTGCGGGGCAGGCTGGTCCTCGACTTCTCCTGA
- a CDS encoding HEAT repeat domain-containing protein, giving the protein MLIGEVARRSGVSARMLRHYESLGLLRPTGRTGGGYREYAAEDIRRIFHIESLRALGLSLREVGSALDDPCFTPASLIADLVHRTRERIAQETALLTRLRRIGAAEPAGWGDVLQTVALLQALGSQSPGQRQRAALSSVDGVPVPVEALVEAVLRESDPSVAGALRWALAQSADGGLPLLAQALGSPVADVRERAVQSIAEIPHAEATAVLRDALASADLVVRRCAALALGARGVADAVPTLVDMVVAQANDVDAADALSALASGPASAERITARLVDLLADDAVDAPARLRLTQALAEIPGAEAARALTDLTEDEDRTVALTAAYVLRMRDGH; this is encoded by the coding sequence GTGCTGATCGGTGAGGTGGCCCGGCGGTCGGGGGTCAGCGCCCGCATGCTCAGGCACTACGAGTCGTTGGGCCTGCTGCGGCCGACGGGGCGCACCGGCGGCGGCTATCGGGAGTACGCGGCCGAGGACATCCGGCGCATCTTCCACATCGAGAGCCTGCGGGCGCTGGGGCTTTCGCTGCGTGAGGTCGGGTCCGCGCTCGACGACCCCTGCTTCACGCCCGCCTCCCTCATCGCCGACCTCGTGCACCGGACGCGCGAACGCATCGCGCAGGAGACGGCGCTGCTCACGCGGCTCCGGCGGATCGGTGCCGCGGAGCCCGCCGGCTGGGGGGACGTCCTGCAGACCGTGGCGCTCCTCCAGGCCTTGGGGTCGCAGAGCCCGGGGCAGCGTCAGCGCGCCGCCCTGTCCTCGGTCGACGGGGTTCCGGTGCCCGTGGAGGCCCTGGTCGAGGCGGTGCTGCGCGAGTCGGACCCGAGCGTCGCCGGGGCTCTCCGTTGGGCGCTGGCGCAATCGGCCGACGGCGGCCTGCCGCTCCTGGCTCAGGCTCTCGGTTCACCGGTCGCCGACGTGCGCGAGCGTGCCGTCCAGTCCATCGCCGAGATCCCGCACGCCGAGGCGACCGCGGTGCTACGGGACGCCCTCGCGAGCGCCGACCTCGTGGTCCGCAGGTGCGCGGCGCTGGCGCTCGGGGCCCGCGGGGTCGCCGACGCGGTGCCGACGCTCGTCGACATGGTCGTCGCGCAGGCGAACGACGTCGACGCGGCCGACGCCCTCAGCGCGCTGGCGAGCGGGCCCGCGTCTGCCGAGCGGATCACGGCCAGGCTCGTCGACCTGCTCGCCGACGACGCCGTGGACGCGCCCGCGCGACTGCGCCTCACCCAGGCACTCGCGGAGATCCCGGGGGCCGAGGCGGCACGCGCCCTCACGGACCTGACCGAGGACGAGGACCGGACCGTCGCGCTGACCGCCGCGTACGTCCTCCGGATGCGCGACGGCCACTAG
- a CDS encoding serine hydrolase domain-containing protein — protein MIIRRLLWSVGALALAASALPSAVASALPRPAAEGRPAQGDAGQREAPHPGQREALQRDADALRDAGVTGVAVRLETPRGSFEARSGVRDLKTGRPVPRDGYLRLGSITKTYVATVVMQLVGERRLSLDQSVDEILPGVVSGSGNDGRALTVRDLLRHTSGLYDYTRDVFPDPSARTYFAKRRQTYRPEQLVALAVRHEPEFAAGKGWAYSNTNYVLAGMIIEKLTGRTWEREVEDRVLRPLGLRRTDTGTSPFLPGPHTVNYQQFAAGGPRIDTTYPYRPFDSGADGSMTGTAHEANRFFSALAAGRLLGPAELAAMRTTVPVPPDSGHPAGTEDGLGLFSTPLSCGGSYLGHGGSGFGYVMRTATTPDGRRTVTVSAHSRSAEPKAAARQEDVLRELVDNALCRSAG, from the coding sequence ATGATCATTCGTCGATTGTTGTGGTCAGTCGGCGCGTTGGCGCTCGCTGCTTCGGCGCTGCCGTCCGCGGTGGCATCGGCACTGCCCCGCCCCGCCGCCGAGGGCCGGCCCGCGCAAGGCGACGCCGGACAGCGCGAAGCCCCGCACCCCGGGCAGCGCGAAGCCCTGCAACGGGACGCCGACGCCCTGCGCGACGCGGGCGTCACGGGCGTGGCCGTGCGCCTCGAAACCCCGCGCGGCTCCTTCGAGGCCCGGTCCGGAGTGCGCGACCTGAAGACCGGGCGACCGGTCCCGCGGGACGGCTACCTGCGGCTCGGCAGCATCACGAAGACGTACGTCGCCACCGTCGTGATGCAACTCGTGGGCGAGCGGCGGCTTTCCCTCGACCAGTCGGTGGACGAGATCCTTCCCGGTGTCGTCTCCGGCTCCGGGAACGACGGGCGCGCCCTCACCGTCCGCGATCTGCTGCGGCACACCAGCGGTCTGTACGACTACACGCGCGACGTCTTCCCCGACCCCAGCGCCCGGACCTACTTCGCCAAGCGTCGGCAGACCTACCGGCCCGAGCAGTTGGTGGCCCTGGCCGTGCGTCACGAGCCGGAGTTCGCCGCGGGCAAGGGCTGGGCCTACTCCAACACCAACTACGTGCTCGCCGGAATGATCATCGAGAAGCTGACCGGCCGGACCTGGGAACGGGAGGTCGAGGACCGCGTGCTGCGCCCCCTCGGGCTGCGGCGGACGGACACCGGCACGTCGCCGTTCCTGCCGGGCCCGCACACGGTGAACTACCAGCAGTTCGCCGCGGGCGGCCCGAGGATCGACACCACGTACCCCTACCGCCCCTTCGACAGCGGCGCCGACGGCTCGATGACCGGCACGGCACACGAGGCGAACCGCTTCTTCTCCGCCCTCGCCGCAGGACGCCTCCTCGGGCCCGCCGAGCTGGCCGCCATGCGGACCACCGTCCCGGTGCCGCCGGACAGCGGCCACCCGGCGGGGACCGAGGACGGCCTCGGCCTCTTCTCCACCCCGCTGTCCTGCGGCGGGAGCTACCTCGGGCACGGGGGCAGCGGCTTCGGCTACGTCATGCGGACCGCCACCACCCCGGACGGCAGGCGCACCGTCACCGTCTCCGCGCACAGCCGCTCGGCGGAGCCGAAGGCCGCGGCCCGGCAGGAGGACGTCCTGCGTGAGCTGGTCGACAACGCTCTGTGCCGCAGCGCGGGGTGA
- a CDS encoding PadR family transcriptional regulator, with translation MALEHAILVSLLEKPGSGYELARRFDRSIGYFWAATHQQIYRVLKRMENDGWVDVREVAQPDRPDKKEYSVAAAGRTALSRWLHEPIEPESVRHELAVKIRGAAFDDPAALIDEVERHRRAHADRLAHYLAGQRRDFTGPEAPEARDAGQELQHVVLRGGIAYERMTLAWLDDVITTLRRLGELGRPGPER, from the coding sequence ATGGCGCTCGAGCACGCGATCCTCGTCTCCCTCCTTGAGAAGCCGGGCTCCGGTTATGAGTTGGCCCGGCGCTTCGACCGGTCCATCGGCTACTTCTGGGCCGCGACCCACCAGCAGATCTACCGCGTCCTCAAGCGCATGGAGAACGACGGCTGGGTCGACGTCCGCGAGGTGGCGCAGCCGGACCGGCCGGACAAGAAGGAGTACTCCGTCGCCGCGGCAGGGCGGACGGCGCTCTCCCGGTGGCTGCACGAGCCGATCGAGCCGGAGAGCGTCCGGCACGAGCTGGCCGTGAAGATCCGCGGCGCCGCCTTCGACGACCCGGCCGCCCTGATCGACGAGGTGGAGCGCCACCGCCGAGCGCACGCCGACCGGCTCGCGCACTACCTCGCGGGTCAGCGGCGCGACTTCACCGGCCCCGAGGCCCCAGAGGCGCGCGACGCCGGTCAGGAGCTTCAGCACGTCGTCCTGCGCGGCGGCATCGCGTACGAACGCATGACGCTCGCCTGGCTCGACGACGTGATCACGACCCTGCGACGACTCGGCGAACTCGGCCGCCCCGGCCCCGAGCGCTGA
- a CDS encoding helix-turn-helix domain-containing protein — MTNARREDLGRMLRSWRMARDPARVPGIAPARGHRSYLTQLDIALLLGVSERWYRALEKGEDRRYGREMIAGIARILDLSPRQTAALHRGTGHEPPARRPDTAPAGTEEGAGPGTGSGGALDPALVQLMREQRHVSFLCDQAWDVVDANTVAARHCPWLVRPGANVMTWAFSQEARYQLRDWDSSWAVPLLTRLRLAWQRWPDNTRLDEVVGTVRAAPGVAAFWDAPAPAPTEPAPEDDVRPMYFPLLAPDPVDVRVLACGPYDDTSLRWYLVIPKDGTLTFP; from the coding sequence TTGACGAACGCGCGACGCGAGGACCTCGGCCGCATGCTCCGCTCCTGGCGCATGGCCCGTGACCCCGCACGGGTGCCCGGCATCGCACCCGCGCGCGGCCACCGCAGCTACCTCACACAGCTCGACATCGCGCTGCTGCTCGGCGTCTCCGAGCGCTGGTACCGGGCGCTGGAGAAGGGCGAGGACCGCAGGTACGGCCGCGAGATGATCGCCGGGATCGCCCGGATCCTGGATCTGTCCCCGCGCCAGACGGCCGCACTGCACCGGGGCACGGGCCACGAGCCCCCGGCGCGCCGCCCCGACACGGCACCCGCGGGGACGGAGGAAGGCGCGGGGCCAGGGACCGGATCGGGCGGCGCGCTCGACCCCGCGCTCGTCCAGCTCATGCGCGAGCAGCGCCACGTCAGCTTCCTCTGCGACCAGGCCTGGGACGTGGTCGACGCCAACACCGTCGCCGCCCGCCACTGCCCCTGGCTGGTGCGCCCCGGCGCGAACGTCATGACCTGGGCGTTCTCGCAGGAGGCCCGCTACCAGCTGCGGGACTGGGACAGCAGCTGGGCCGTGCCGCTGCTCACCCGGCTGCGCCTGGCCTGGCAGCGCTGGCCGGACAACACCCGCCTCGACGAGGTCGTCGGGACGGTGCGCGCCGCTCCGGGCGTCGCGGCGTTCTGGGACGCCCCGGCACCCGCGCCGACGGAGCCGGCCCCGGAGGACGACGTGCGCCCGATGTACTTCCCGCTGCTCGCACCGGACCCCGTCGACGTCCGTGTGCTGGCCTGCGGCCCGTACGACGACACGTCGCTGCGCTGGTACCTGGTGATCCCGAAGGACGGGACCCTCACGTTCCCGTGA